CCGTCTCGCCGCCAACGGGTTCGGGGAGTTCATACTGACCGGCACCAACGTAGGCAGTTACGGCATCGACAGGGGCACTTCCATCGCGGGGCTGCTCAAAAAAATGAGCCGGATTCGCGGCGTGCGGCGCCTGCGTATCGGTTCGCTGGAACCCGTTCAGATCACGAAGGAGTTCAAAGAGCTTCTGGATGAGCCTTGGATGGCGAAGCACCTTCATATCGCGCTGCAGCACACTTCCGACAGGATGCTTGAAATCATGAACCGCCGCAACAGTTTCGCCGGCGACCTGGAGCTTTTCGAAGAGATCGCATCCCACGGGTACGCGCTGGGAACCGATTTTATCGTCGGCCATCCCGGAGAGGACGACATGGTGTGGCGGGAGGCGATCGAAAGAGTTAAAAAGCTACCGCTGACCCATGTGCATGCCTTCACCTACTCCAGGCGGGACGGCACACCCAGCAGCACCATGAAACCGCAGGTTCCCGGCAACGTCGCCAAAGCGCGGCACAAGGAGCTGACGACACTCGTCAAGGAGAAAAATCTGGCGTTTCGGCGCGCCCTGAAGGGACCGCTGGAGATATTGGTAGAGAGCGAAAAAGCGGGGGAATATGTGGGTCTTGATCAGTATTTCAACAAAATCGCCATTCGCTGTGAGCGGGATATCCGAGGCGAATGGCTCTTTTTGGAGAGTTTCGAAGCCGTAGGGGAGATGAATCGTGGAACTTTCTAAAAAAAACCGGATCATACTGGCAGTTTCGGCGGTTCTGATCGTGGCGATCTTCGCTTTCGCCTATCTGCGCGACCGATCCAGGACGATCGATGCCCAGACGGCGGAGAATCTCATTAGCAACAGTCTCGTGAGCGATGCCGTCATCGAAGGGCCCTATCTCTATTTCAAAAGCGGCGGCGTCCGATACAAAGTTCCCAAGGACGCCGTGGACCTCAAAGAGGTCTACAGCA
This genomic interval from Hydrogenimonas urashimensis contains the following:
- the mtaB gene encoding tRNA (N(6)-L-threonylcarbamoyladenosine(37)-C(2))-methylthiotransferase MtaB, translated to MKKVYFKTFGCRTNQFDTQVMMARLGRYEIARDETEADVIVVNSCTVTNGADSGVRGYINQAARINPRARLLLTGCGAFTKGEELFEAQKVSGVFGHSEKEKIVSFLDKEERFFEIGDLEHVDTTVVEQFVGRSRAFIKIQEGCDFRCSYCIIPFVRGPARSLDEAQILEQIRRLAANGFGEFILTGTNVGSYGIDRGTSIAGLLKKMSRIRGVRRLRIGSLEPVQITKEFKELLDEPWMAKHLHIALQHTSDRMLEIMNRRNSFAGDLELFEEIASHGYALGTDFIVGHPGEDDMVWREAIERVKKLPLTHVHAFTYSRRDGTPSSTMKPQVPGNVAKARHKELTTLVKEKNLAFRRALKGPLEILVESEKAGEYVGLDQYFNKIAIRCERDIRGEWLFLESFEAVGEMNRGTF